A window of Luteitalea sp. contains these coding sequences:
- the queF gene encoding NADPH-dependent 7-cyano-7-deazaguanine reductase QueF, producing the protein MSGSRVETFRNPEPNRDYTIDIRCPEFTSVCPKTGLPDFGEIRISYVPDAHCLELKALKYYLLEYRNKGVFYEALTNQILDDLVASCQPRRMTIVGDFSVRGGIKTSVTVEYASGKGEGVTR; encoded by the coding sequence ATGAGTGGCTCACGCGTGGAAACATTCCGCAATCCCGAGCCCAATCGCGATTACACCATCGACATCCGCTGCCCCGAGTTCACGTCGGTCTGTCCCAAGACTGGGCTGCCCGACTTTGGCGAGATTCGGATCAGTTACGTTCCGGACGCCCACTGCTTGGAGCTCAAGGCCCTCAAGTACTACCTGCTCGAATACCGGAACAAGGGGGTCTTCTACGAGGCCCTCACCAACCAGATCCTCGACGACCTCGTCGCATCTTGCCAGCCGCGCCGGATGACGATCGTCGGCGACTTCTCGGTCCGCGGTGGGATCAAGACGTCGGTGACAGTGGAGTACGCAAGCGGCAAAGGTGAGGGCGTAACAAGGTGA
- a CDS encoding HU family DNA-binding protein, with translation MGKSELFSHFAEKYDMKRTEVRELFDEVTTLAEKELKRSGEFTIPGVVKLVVQKRKARMGRNPATGEPIKIPAKTVVKARPVKQIKDAVLPRK, from the coding sequence ATGGGGAAGTCTGAGCTGTTTTCGCATTTCGCGGAAAAGTACGACATGAAGCGCACCGAGGTGCGTGAGCTCTTCGACGAGGTCACCACGCTCGCGGAGAAGGAGCTCAAGCGCTCCGGCGAGTTCACCATCCCGGGCGTCGTCAAGCTGGTGGTCCAGAAGCGGAAGGCGCGGATGGGTCGTAACCCCGCGACCGGTGAGCCGATCAAGATTCCCGCCAAGACCGTGGTGAAGGCGCGGCCGGTCAAGCAGATCAAAGACGCGGTCCTGCCGCGAAAGTAG
- a CDS encoding HAMP domain-containing protein — translation MTTLTQRFVMLVATAAVAPLLLFGIVAIWSLDTRTRESAVLANQETARRAAEEIGSYLSQNMKMLQAVAADLQHTRLDHWQRERILRNYVLAFPEVREITLFDVNGRVLATSRLGETALQPQTSEVTSLGGVLVSPIEVDDDLLPRSTMTLPLRGQGDRAGMLVADLTLEELWRLVDRIRIGDQGFALLVDRAAKLIAHGNPDEKARIARGEYLRDHPLVAATLPNGGGPTTVEYRDAAGRELLSVAASVPQLEWIVLVDQPTAEAFAAARRLRSLLLTVVALALLTTVVVGGAWGRSFIRPIFALLRGTEALSRGRFDTHVHIARRDEFRTLGDAFNSMADRLLELQRKTIRQERQAMFGRIAAGLAHDLSHPLHNIKNNCKLILKLHTDTDYRGLFDRTVSREFGTIQRIVEDLRNIARPIPLERFPLDVNRSILDVVERMRAPQQAAGVDIELDLADDEVHIEGDLFAFSRVLRNLITNALQATAPGGRVTFTSRAVDSQVEISLADTGCGIPPDRLAAIFDDFVTTKRRGLGLGLAISRKIVEQLDGTIAVASEVGKGTTFVLRFPALARQQEHLQRPVAS, via the coding sequence ATGACGACGCTCACTCAGCGCTTCGTGATGTTGGTGGCCACGGCTGCCGTTGCGCCGCTGCTGCTCTTCGGCATCGTCGCGATCTGGTCGCTCGACACACGGACGCGAGAGTCGGCGGTCTTGGCCAACCAGGAAACCGCAAGGCGCGCGGCCGAGGAGATCGGTTCCTATCTCTCACAGAACATGAAGATGCTCCAGGCCGTCGCGGCCGACCTGCAGCACACGCGTCTCGATCATTGGCAGCGGGAGCGCATTCTCCGAAACTATGTCCTGGCGTTCCCGGAAGTGCGCGAGATTACGCTCTTCGACGTGAACGGGCGTGTGCTGGCGACGAGCCGGCTTGGTGAGACTGCTCTCCAGCCACAGACGTCCGAGGTCACCAGCTTGGGTGGCGTGCTGGTCTCTCCGATCGAAGTCGACGATGATCTCCTGCCTCGCAGCACAATGACGCTGCCTCTCCGAGGCCAAGGCGATCGTGCTGGTATGCTGGTCGCCGACCTCACGCTCGAAGAACTGTGGCGCCTCGTCGACCGAATCCGCATCGGCGATCAAGGATTTGCCCTGCTCGTCGATCGCGCCGCCAAGCTAATCGCGCACGGGAATCCGGACGAGAAGGCGCGCATCGCGCGCGGTGAGTATTTGCGCGATCATCCGCTGGTTGCGGCGACCCTCCCCAATGGCGGTGGGCCGACAACCGTCGAGTACCGAGACGCCGCCGGGCGTGAGCTTCTCTCTGTGGCGGCGTCGGTCCCGCAGCTCGAGTGGATCGTTCTCGTGGATCAGCCGACGGCCGAAGCGTTCGCGGCCGCCCGCCGCCTTCGCAGCTTGCTGCTTACGGTGGTCGCCCTGGCTCTCCTCACCACCGTGGTCGTAGGAGGAGCCTGGGGCAGGTCGTTCATTCGGCCGATCTTTGCGCTCCTGCGCGGCACCGAAGCGCTCTCCCGAGGGCGGTTCGACACGCATGTCCACATCGCCCGGCGTGACGAGTTTCGAACGCTCGGCGACGCCTTCAACAGCATGGCGGACCGGCTGCTCGAGCTGCAGCGGAAGACCATTCGGCAAGAGCGTCAGGCGATGTTCGGCCGGATCGCGGCCGGTCTCGCCCACGACCTGTCTCACCCGCTGCACAACATCAAGAACAACTGCAAGCTGATTCTGAAGCTCCACACCGACACCGATTATCGCGGGTTGTTCGACCGCACCGTCAGCCGCGAGTTCGGCACGATTCAGCGCATCGTCGAAGACCTGCGCAACATCGCCAGGCCGATTCCGCTCGAGCGCTTCCCCCTCGATGTCAATCGTTCGATTCTCGACGTCGTCGAGCGCATGCGCGCGCCCCAACAGGCTGCGGGTGTGGACATCGAGCTCGATCTCGCCGACGACGAGGTGCACATCGAAGGCGATCTCTTCGCGTTCAGCCGCGTCCTGCGCAATCTCATCACGAATGCGCTTCAAGCGACGGCGCCGGGCGGGCGGGTCACGTTCACCTCGCGCGCCGTCGATTCGCAGGTAGAGATCTCCCTGGCAGACACCGGATGCGGCATCCCGCCCGATCGCCTGGCCGCGATCTTCGACGACTTCGTCACCACGAAGCGCCGCGGCCTTGGCCTCGGCCTCGCCATCTCACGCAAGATTGTGGAGCAGCTCGATGGGACGATCGCTGTCGCGAGCGAAGTGGGCAAAGGGACAACGTTCGTGCTCCGGTTCCCGGCGCTCGCGCGGCAGCAGGAGCACTTGCAGCGACCGGTCGCCTCCTAG
- a CDS encoding SPASM domain-containing protein, producing MQASLFNVRVPLPDRGEVFLMNTLTDAQLIVSEDVATLLDRLDGSRGPADLETEEREAVETLQAHGFVAPSREQERLQLERFFRDVREDTSELRVTVLTTLQCNFACDYCIQGDHGDYNAKATKMSLQTADRVVAWCEKKIDALQPKRLVLTFFGGEPLINLPVLYHLAERVWEVSQARGVTLVINMITNGLLLTPEVVDRLLPYGFNGVKVTLDGDRETHNRMRPLRGGQGTFDKIIHNLRQISGKCAIAIGGNFDADTVESYPALLDFLRAQDFADGLVKVNFKPVIRDQSTSQTASVVRQPDGRHMIPLAVVDGQGKPLGGTCMTSVGAATSSPCDSCHFVDEQLSFLREETKKRGFPTPDGVHMGPCELHKRHAYTIGPDGELYACPGFTGDPTLSVGDVDDKQRPSQTAAAARFEQHAPWKACGDCSFIPVCGGGCSVAAHTELGDMHAPSCHKSSMETALVSLAQEAASGV from the coding sequence ATGCAAGCGTCGCTTTTCAATGTTCGCGTCCCGCTGCCGGACCGGGGAGAAGTGTTTCTCATGAACACGCTCACCGACGCGCAGCTGATCGTCTCGGAAGATGTCGCGACGTTGTTGGATCGGCTGGATGGAAGCAGGGGGCCGGCCGATCTCGAGACCGAGGAGCGCGAGGCTGTGGAGACGTTACAGGCGCATGGCTTCGTGGCGCCCAGCCGGGAGCAGGAGCGCCTGCAGCTCGAGCGCTTCTTTCGGGACGTCCGAGAGGACACGAGCGAGCTGCGAGTCACGGTGCTCACGACGCTGCAGTGTAACTTCGCGTGTGACTATTGCATCCAGGGCGACCATGGCGATTACAACGCCAAGGCGACGAAGATGTCTCTGCAGACCGCTGACCGTGTGGTGGCCTGGTGCGAGAAGAAGATCGACGCCTTGCAACCGAAACGGCTCGTGCTGACGTTCTTTGGTGGCGAGCCGTTGATCAATCTGCCGGTCTTGTATCACCTCGCCGAGCGGGTTTGGGAGGTCTCACAAGCGCGCGGCGTCACACTCGTGATCAATATGATTACGAACGGATTGCTGCTCACGCCGGAGGTCGTCGATCGTCTCCTGCCGTACGGCTTCAACGGCGTGAAGGTCACGCTCGACGGTGACCGTGAGACGCACAATCGGATGCGGCCGTTGCGTGGCGGGCAAGGCACGTTCGACAAGATCATCCACAACCTCCGTCAGATCTCAGGGAAGTGCGCCATCGCCATCGGCGGCAACTTCGACGCCGACACGGTCGAGAGCTACCCTGCCCTCCTCGACTTCCTCCGCGCGCAGGACTTCGCCGACGGGCTCGTCAAGGTCAATTTCAAGCCAGTGATTCGCGACCAGAGTACCAGCCAAACGGCATCCGTCGTCCGGCAGCCGGACGGCCGCCACATGATTCCGCTGGCAGTGGTCGATGGTCAAGGCAAGCCGCTGGGCGGCACCTGCATGACGTCGGTGGGCGCTGCGACCAGCTCGCCGTGCGATAGCTGTCATTTCGTGGATGAGCAGTTGTCATTCTTACGTGAGGAAACGAAGAAGCGAGGTTTCCCCACGCCCGACGGTGTGCACATGGGTCCATGCGAGCTGCACAAACGGCACGCGTACACGATTGGCCCCGACGGCGAGTTATACGCCTGTCCTGGGTTCACGGGTGATCCCACGCTGTCAGTCGGCGATGTCGATGACAAGCAGCGGCCTTCGCAAACGGCCGCAGCGGCACGGTTCGAGCAACACGCCCCGTGGAAGGCGTGCGGCGATTGCTCGTTCATTCCTGTGTGCGGAGGCGGCTGCTCGGTCGCGGCGCACACGGAGCTGGGTGACATGCACGCGCCCTCATGTCACAAGAGCAGTATGGAAACGGCGCTGGTCTCGCTCGCGCAGGAAGCCGCGAGTGGTGTGTGA